The Gemmatimonadales bacterium genome includes a region encoding these proteins:
- a CDS encoding SgcJ/EcaC family oxidoreductase: MLIAAVTLLATACVRVHVQRGGGSAASAVSAARDSAAFREVRELLEHGARAWNAGDLDGFVSDYAADATFVTATRVVRGRAAIRQLYSRRFEPGATRDSLHFEQLEVDVLGQDELNAIAYYVLQRGDSVTARGPTSLVMRRVNGHWFIVHDHSS, translated from the coding sequence GTGCTGATTGCGGCCGTGACGCTCCTGGCGACGGCTTGCGTACGGGTGCACGTGCAGCGCGGGGGCGGGAGCGCCGCATCGGCGGTGTCGGCTGCCCGCGACTCAGCTGCGTTCCGCGAAGTGCGCGAGCTGCTGGAGCACGGCGCGAGGGCCTGGAATGCGGGGGATCTCGACGGTTTCGTCTCCGACTACGCCGCCGACGCCACGTTCGTAACCGCGACGCGCGTGGTCCGCGGCCGCGCCGCGATCCGCCAGCTGTACTCCCGGCGGTTCGAGCCTGGCGCGACGCGGGACTCGCTCCACTTCGAGCAACTGGAGGTGGACGTGCTGGGGCAGGACGAGCTGAACGCGATCGCCTACTACGTGCTCCAGCGCGGCGACTCGGTCACCGCCCGCGGGCCGACGTCCCTGGTGATGCGTCGCGTGAACGGCCATTGGTTCATCGTCCACGACCACTCGAGCTGA
- a CDS encoding DinB family protein, with protein MADLASGLDEVLESWRDVRNGIVEEVENIPANQFNFRPTAEVRSVREQVRHILEVAMMMTGEFTRPDTNLRRAPWPKLLARYAKPAYRAQTKRQLVALLRSQIKDAERKFRAQGELALYQFHTRFDGKQGTKLAWVQHGIAQEWYHRGQLALYARLLGLVPALTQRIRGG; from the coding sequence GCGCGACGTGCGCAACGGGATCGTGGAAGAGGTGGAGAACATCCCGGCGAACCAATTCAACTTTCGCCCGACCGCGGAGGTGCGCAGCGTGCGCGAGCAGGTGCGGCACATCCTCGAGGTGGCGATGATGATGACGGGCGAGTTCACGCGCCCGGACACCAACCTGCGACGGGCGCCGTGGCCGAAGCTGCTGGCCAGGTACGCGAAGCCGGCGTACCGCGCGCAAACGAAGCGGCAGCTGGTGGCGCTGCTGCGCTCGCAGATCAAGGATGCGGAGCGGAAGTTCCGGGCCCAGGGCGAGCTGGCGCTCTATCAGTTCCACACCCGGTTCGACGGGAAGCAGGGGACCAAGTTGGCGTGGGTGCAGCACGGGATCGCGCAGGAGTGGTACCACCGCGGGCAGCTGGCGCTCTACGCTCGGCTCCTGGGACTGGTGCCGGCGCTCACCCAGCGGATCCGGGGAGGGTGA